The genomic window TAAGCAAAGCGGTGAGCGCACCAAAATGAAAGAACTGGCGATCTATCACGTCTCCGGCGGCAAGATCGTGAGAGAGGAGTTTTTCGGCACGGATTAAACCCGAAAAGCTATAGGGGTGTCAGTCTTTGCTGGCCCCCTTGCTGGCCCGGGTCAGCCGTTCGACGGCGTCATCCTCCCCGTCCAGGGCGGCCCGTGACACTTCGATCTCGGCCGCATTCAGGCGATCGGATTCCGACAGGGCGATATCCAGATCTTCGGGCAGGGTGGCCCGGGTCTGGCCGGTGACCAGCAGGCTTTCAACCGCGATCCCTTCGGCATAGATGATTTCATGGCCGTCAAACAGGATGTGAAAAGTGTCCACATGGCCGCCTTCCTCGCGCAGCACCGTGTCGCCATTCACCAGATAGCCCGCCTTGACCATCAGTTCCGCCCGCCCGGTGCCAACCTCATCGGTGCGCTGCCAGATGAACAGGCGGTGATGGGGTGACAGACGCAGGTCGCGGGCGGTGTTCAGCGTGCCTTCGGTGATGCGGATCGGGGCAAGCGCACCGGTGGCGCGCATGGTTTGCTGGCCGATCCACTTGATGCCCTGCGCCCCGTTATTGCGGGTCAGGATCTTGTCGCCGACCTGCAATTCCTCGACCGTTTTCTGACTGCCATTGGCCAGTGTCAGATGGGTGCCAGCCATGAAACTGACGCTGGCGATATCGGCAAACCGGCGCGGCACGCTGTCGGTTTCCGAGGCGACCAGTTCATAATCAACGGCGGTATGCAGGGGGGTCAGCGGCAGGATATGTTGCGTGGTTCTTGCATCAGACCAGAGGGTCAGGACCAAAAGATCAACCATGGATCCGTCTGGCGCCATAAGGGTATGGCATAAATCCAGCACCACATTG from Rhodophyticola sp. CCM32 includes these protein-coding regions:
- a CDS encoding Hint domain-containing protein, whose protein sequence is MTRRTAQFTFPTYPATAFKVSTGAHEGDAIGLMKDVVPGDSYRLSRQVAARDLAICDGPQGQEVADGSDIGTPGNNVVLDLCHTLMAPDGSMVDLLVLTLWSDARTTQHILPLTPLHTAVDYELVASETDSVPRRFADIASVSFMAGTHLTLANGSQKTVEELQVGDKILTRNNGAQGIKWIGQQTMRATGALAPIRITEGTLNTARDLRLSPHHRLFIWQRTDEVGTGRAELMVKAGYLVNGDTVLREEGGHVDTFHILFDGHEIIYAEGIAVESLLVTGQTRATLPEDLDIALSESDRLNAAEIEVSRAALDGEDDAVERLTRASKGASKD